TGCGTTCGTGGGTGTCCAACTGGAGTCGGCACTCGCCGGACACGACGCGGCAGCAGTGGCTCGACCGGTTGCGCCCCCACACCACCCCGGAGTTCATGGGCGTGATGGAGAGCGTCGAGCCCGCCAACGTACCCGCGACCGAGCTGACCGGGGAGTTGAGCGCGGAGAGCTCGACCGAGAGCTCCATGCGGGTACTGGTGCCCACCGACGGGCCCACGCTGCGGGTGCACGTGGTCCGCACGGAGCAGGGCTGGCGCGTGGCCGGTTACGACAGGGTGGACTGATATGCGCAAGATCGCGGTTGTCCTGGTGCTGCTCACCGGTTTCGGTGGGCTGATCGGTGTCGGTGCGGTGACCGGCCTGCTGGCCGGAATGGGCGGTGGTGGCGGCAGCGGCAGCACCTGGTCCGGTTGCAGTACCGCCCTGGCCACGTCCGAGGGGTCCGTCCAACGTGGTCAGCGCATGGCGGCCGCGCTCGGGCGCGAGCAGCGCAGGGTCGTCAGCCGGATCATCCGGATAGGAAAGCGGCGTGAGCTGCCGCCGCGCGCCTGGCAGATCGCGATCCAGGCGGGCAAGACGGAGTCGAACCTGCGCAACCTCAACTACGGTCACGCCGACTCGCTGGGCGTGTTCCAGATGCGGCCCTCGATGAACTGGGGGACACCGCGGCAGGTGACCGACCTGGGGTACGCGATCAACAAGTTCTACGACGTGCTGCTGGAGGTCGAGGGCTGGAAGCGGATGCGTCCCGGCGAGGCGGCGCAGGCCGTGGAGCGCTCGGCGTTTCCCTCGCGCTACCACGACGCCGAGGCCATGGCCGCGCACCTGGTCAGCGAACGGGGCGAGGCCGCCGCGCTGGGCGGCTGCGAGGAGCTGCCGGAGACCGGTTCGCTGGTGGCCGAGGCGATCGACTACGCCAGGGGCCAGCTCGGGTCGCCTTACGTCTGGGGTGCTGAGGGGCCGAACACGTTCGACTGCTCCGGGCTGACGCAGCAGGCGTGGGCGGCGGCCGGGGTGCAGATCCCCCGGGTCTCGCAGGACCAGTACGACAGCGGCGGTGCCAAGGTGGAGCTCTCCCGGGCTCGTCCCGGGGACCTGGTGTTCTGGGGAACCGGTCGGCTCTCGACGGAAGTGCACCACGTGGCGCTCTACCTCGGTGACAGCAAGGTGCTGCACGCTCCGCAGCCCGGCGAGGACGTCCAGATCGCCGAGCTCTGGGACGGCGGGGAGCTGCTGCCGACAGCGGTGCGGCCCACGCTCTCCCGGGCGAGGTGACCTCCGGTGCCGCCTTCCGAACACCGCACGAGGCGGGCATTCGGACGCGACCGCGTCGAGAATGTCCAGGTCGGTCGAACGGTGGCCGAGACCGCTCCGCCGCACGCTCCAGGAGGAAGAGCATGTTCACCCCCGACCCGATCCCACGACCGAACGGTCCGCCCGCTTCGAGTACCCCGCTGGCGGACTACCTGTCCGAGGAGCACCACGGTGTCGACCAGGCTTACGCCGTGCTGCCGCGCTCCCTAGCCGAGTCGATGCCATTGCCGTGGCAGCAGCACATGCGCGATCTGCTCGCCGAGTTCCACCAGGCGTTCGGACACCTGAAGTGGCCGGTTTACCGCGTCGTGCCCACCAGGTACGAGCGGCTGGTCGACCTGGACGAGGAGCAGTTGGCCGAGGTCGGGTGCACCATGGAGGTCGGTGACACCGGTGAGTTGGAGTACCGCTCCCGGGACGGTGCGACGATCGAGAACCCGGAGCAGCAGCACGTGCTCGTCCCGTGTCTGGATCCCATCCCGCGCCGGGCAGGTGGTGCCTCGTAGGGGCCGATCGCCCCGGGGTGGTCGGGCGAGCACCGGCGCGTTCCGCCCGGAGTCGTCCGCCGGGCGGGTGGTCCTGGGTGCGCTCGGCCGCGCGCACGTGACATTCCGCGTTCGGCGTGCCAGGCTCGGAACCATGGACCCGAACAGCTGGTACTTCTGCTTGAAGCATCGACGAGTCGAGGCTCCAGGCGAAGCGTGCCGCTCGCTCAACCGTCTCGGGCCATACCCTGATCGAGTGACAGCCGAACACGCCCTGGAGCTCGCCCGGCAGCGAACCGAGGCGGCGGACGAGGCGGACCGGCGTTGGGAGCGGCGGCCCGGAGCCGAGGAGCGCTGAGTTCCGATGACGGCGGCGCGGACTTCCCACGGGGGCGAGTCCGCCGCTGCTGTCCGGGCGGCGGGCGGATCCTCCGCCGAGGGGGAGTGTGAAGGCCCCGATTCCCGCTCCGCGATGGACTTCGGCGGCATCCGCCGGGAGTTCGGTCTGCCGGGGGAGTTCCCCACCGATGCCCTGATGGAGGCACAGCAGGCGGTGGCGGCCCCGCTGTCCTCGGCCGAGCGCACCGACGCCACCGATCTGCCCCTGGTGACCGTCGATCCCGCCGGGGCGAAGGACCTCGACCAGGCCGTGCTGCTGCGGCGGCGTGGCCGGAGGGGTTTCCGGGTGCACTACGCGATCGCCGACACCGCCGCCTTCGTCTCGCCCGGCGGCGCGCTGGACCGTGAGACGTTCCGCCGCGGGCAGACCCTCTACCTGCCGGACGGAAACATTCCGCTGCACCCGCCGGTGCTGTCCGAGGGGGCGGCCAGTCTGCTGCCGGAGCAGGTCAGACCGGCCGTGCTCTGGACGGTCGACCTCGATCCGCACGGTTCCCCCGTCCGGGTGGATGTCCGGCGTGCCGTGGTTCGTTCCGTAGCGGCGCTGGACTACCGCGGGTTGCTGCGCTCCTTCGAGGCGGGCACGCCTCATCCGGCCGTGGAGCCGCTGCCGGAGGTCGGCCTGCTGCGCAGGGAGCAGATGGTGCACCGGGGAGCGATCGAGCTCGGTCTCCCCGAGCAGCGGGTGGAGTTCTCGGACAGCTCGGGTTGGCGTCTCGGGCTGCGCCCCCGCATGTGGCTCGAGGCCTTCAACGCGGAGATATCCCTGCTCACGGGCATGTGCGCCGCCGAGATCATGATCGCGGCCGGCGTGGGGGTGCTGCGCACCGTGCCCGAGCCCGACGAGGAGGCCGTGCGGGGGTTGCGCCGTTCGGCCGAACGGCTCGGCGTCTACTGGCCACCGGAGCAGTCCCCGGCAGACTTCCTCGCCGGACTGGAACCGCTGCGTCCGGAGTCCCTCGCCATGCACGTGGCGGGGACCCGGCTGCTGCGCGGTGCGGGCTACACCGCGTTCCAGTGGGGCAAGCCCTCCGAGGTGGGGCACGCGGGGATCGGTGCCGCCTACGCCCACGTCACGGCTCCGCTGCGGCGGCTGGTTGACCGGTTGTGCACGGAGGTCTGCCTGGCGGTGGTCGCCGGGCGGGCCGTCCCGGAGTGGGTCAGGGAGGGGATCGTGGACATCCCCTCGGCGATGGGCAACTCCGACCGGCTGGCCTCGCGGGTGGAACGCGCGTGCATCGCCCAGGTGCAGGCCTGGGAGCTCGCCGACCGCGTCGGCGAGGTCTTCACGGCGACCGTGCTGCGCACCGACGGGGAGGCGGGAGCCGGCGAGGTGTTCGTGCGCGAGCCACCGGTGATAGCGCGCTGCCGGGGTGCGGAACTCGTGGCTGGGCAGCGGATCCCGGTGCGGCTCGTCGAGGCGGACGTGACCCGCCGCGAGGTGCTGTTCGAGTCCGCCGACCGCCCCTCCGACTGATCCGGTGCCTCACCCGCCGGGGTGGACTGTCCCGGGGCGACCCCGCGTGACACCGGTCGGGGCCGTCGTCGCACGGCGTCCGGCATCGGCACGCCCGAGCTGGTCCGCGCCGCGGGCCTTCCGGCGAGTCGAGGAGGATACGTGGTTCCGGCACCGGCCCCTGTCCCGGTTCCCCGTCCCGGTACTCGGAACAACCCCCGGAACGATCTCGTGCGGTTCGTGGGAGCGGCGACGGCGCCGCGCGGACCGGGAACGGGAGCGATCAGGGCGAACATCTTCCTCATCGGCATCACCGGCGGCCTCGGCGGTCCGCTCGCGCGGAGGCCGCGCTCTCGGGGAACGCGTCTCGGATGTCCGCTGGAAGTGGGAACGGCGGAACCGGAGCCCCGCTCCCGTTCGCACGAGTGGCGGAGTCGGGTGAGGACGGCCTTCGGGGTGTCGCTCGGACGGGGCTGTGGCGGTTCGGGAGTTCGAGTCGGCGGCGGGTTCGTACGGGGACCGCTCGGGCGCTGGTCCCGACCGGGTCGGCTCCCGGTCGCGAACACGCCGGGCCAGGTCCCCGGTATTTGGTTACCGGCGGGTAATAAGGTGTGCTGGCACGTGATCGGAGTCGATGGGAGTCATGGTGGTTGACGTTCGGGAACTGACCGTCGGTGTGCTGGGCGGTACCGGTGCGCAGGGC
The nucleotide sequence above comes from Actinopolyspora erythraea. Encoded proteins:
- a CDS encoding C40 family peptidase, which translates into the protein MRKIAVVLVLLTGFGGLIGVGAVTGLLAGMGGGGGSGSTWSGCSTALATSEGSVQRGQRMAAALGREQRRVVSRIIRIGKRRELPPRAWQIAIQAGKTESNLRNLNYGHADSLGVFQMRPSMNWGTPRQVTDLGYAINKFYDVLLEVEGWKRMRPGEAAQAVERSAFPSRYHDAEAMAAHLVSERGEAAALGGCEELPETGSLVAEAIDYARGQLGSPYVWGAEGPNTFDCSGLTQQAWAAAGVQIPRVSQDQYDSGGAKVELSRARPGDLVFWGTGRLSTEVHHVALYLGDSKVLHAPQPGEDVQIAELWDGGELLPTAVRPTLSRAR
- a CDS encoding RNB domain-containing ribonuclease, producing the protein MTAARTSHGGESAAAVRAAGGSSAEGECEGPDSRSAMDFGGIRREFGLPGEFPTDALMEAQQAVAAPLSSAERTDATDLPLVTVDPAGAKDLDQAVLLRRRGRRGFRVHYAIADTAAFVSPGGALDRETFRRGQTLYLPDGNIPLHPPVLSEGAASLLPEQVRPAVLWTVDLDPHGSPVRVDVRRAVVRSVAALDYRGLLRSFEAGTPHPAVEPLPEVGLLRREQMVHRGAIELGLPEQRVEFSDSSGWRLGLRPRMWLEAFNAEISLLTGMCAAEIMIAAGVGVLRTVPEPDEEAVRGLRRSAERLGVYWPPEQSPADFLAGLEPLRPESLAMHVAGTRLLRGAGYTAFQWGKPSEVGHAGIGAAYAHVTAPLRRLVDRLCTEVCLAVVAGRAVPEWVREGIVDIPSAMGNSDRLASRVERACIAQVQAWELADRVGEVFTATVLRTDGEAGAGEVFVREPPVIARCRGAELVAGQRIPVRLVEADVTRREVLFESADRPSD